TCTTCCAGAGCATTGATATAGGCAAAACCGTTATCAACGCCCAATTTGATAATCAGTTTATGCGTATCTACCACATCGCGCGTACCCCACCAATGCGCGTCGGAATCTTCAACCACCTGCACCAGATCGTCAGCGTCATAAGCACTTGCAATCGCCTCGCGCAACTGCGCTGCAGCATCTTCATTTGCCAGCGCTTTCAAATCATCAGCCAATTCAACTCGAATATTTGCATTAATACCCGCAAATACCGACCGCAGCACAACAGGCGTAAAATTCACTTCAAAACCCGAATACAAAACCATTTCGGGCACGTGTTTGTGTCGCTTGCCATAGCTATATGCAATCTCATTTGACACATCCTCCACCTCGGCTCGCGCACCCGAATTGCCCGAAGTCGCCACAATCGTCGCTTCCCCCTGCACGAGTGCTTTGAGGGGATACAAAGCCAAAATAACACTCGTGGGATAACACCCCGGATTGCCCACCAGACGCGCCACAGCAATCTCTTTGGCAAACAAAGCCGGCATGCCATAAACCGCTTCTTTGAGCAACTCAGGCGCCGTATGCACCAGACCATAACCCCTTTCAAACGCCTCTCTCGGCAGCCGAAAAGCACCGCTCATATCAATAACCTTCGCACCTGCGGCCAGTGCCTCGGGCGCAAACTTCATCGACTCGGGATCCTTCGTCGCCAAAAACACCACATCGCAATCGACCAAATTGCCATCCCGGCGCCTTGAATTTTGTCGAAACGCGATAGTTGCCCGATCGTGGTGTTTTAACACCTTTTGGATCTCCTGCCCCACCATCCCCGTATCGCCGTAAATGCCTATTTTGATCACAGTCAGGTCCTTCCTGTATTCCCTATTTGCCCCTGAATGTCGCGCTCGAGATTCATCCGCGCTTCGGGAGACCGACACAAAATAAAAATCGTATTCTCCCCCGCAAGAGTACCCACAACCTCGGGCCACGACATCTGATCGATGGACTCACAAACCCCCTGCGCGTGACCCGTTATCGTCTTTACAACCAGCGTATGGTCAACCCCATCCACACCCACGACAAAATCCTGCAATTCGCGCCGAAGCAAATTTTCGCCCTGTAAAACCAGCCGATCTGTCCCGATAAACGCACCGGGGACCTGATAGCGAAACCCACCTTCGCCATCGGGCACTTTAACCACGCCCAACTCCTTAATATCTTTGGACAAAGTCGATTGCGTGGTCGAAATCCCAACATCCACCAACGCGGTGCTGAGTTCCTCTTGCCGAGCAATGGGCTGATGTGCAATCAGCTCTAAAATTTTTTGCTGGCGTTCTTGTTTCGCGCTCATAGGACCTTAAAAATACGTGAAAACTCGTCCAAGTCAAGAATAAAAATTCAAAAAAATGAATTTTTATTCCTTTTTGGCATACTTATCCAACCACTCTGACATCTCCCACAAAACGTGCATAACCGACTCTCGCGCCCGATAGCCGTGGCTCTCGTGCGGCAACATCACCAATCGGCAGATCGCGCCGTGTCCCTTGAGCGCGTTGTAAAATCGCTCGCTCTGCATGGGAAACGTACCCGAATTATTATCTACCTCACCGTGAATGAGCAGCAAAGGCGCCTTAATTTTAGGCACATGATTAAAAGGAGACATCGTCGCATAAATATCTGCTGCTTGCCAGAATGTGCGCTCTTCTGCCTGAAAACCAAAAGGCGTCAACGTGCGATTATACGCGCCACTGCGCGCAATACCACAGCAAAACAACTCGGTATGCGCCAGCAAATTCGCCGTCATAAAACCGCCGTAAGAATGTCCCCCCACCGCCACTTTTTCTGGATCCGCCACGCCCAGGCGCACCAGTTCATCAACCGCGGCCCTTGCACTATCGGCAAGCTGCTCGACATAAGTATCATTCGCCTCGCGATCTCCCTCCCCCACAATCGGCATCGCCGGACCATCCAGCACAGCATAACCACGCGCCAAAAAAGGCAACGCACCGTGCGAACTGATACGCACAAATCGAAAAGGAGAATCCTTCACCTGACCCGCGGCATCTGCACTCTTAAATTCGCGGGGATAAGCCCACATCAGCACAGGTAGCGGACCATCGTCTCTTTTATATCCGGGCGGCAAATACAACGTCCCATTCAACTGCACCCCATCTTTGCGCTGGTACTGAACCAGCGACTTCTCCACCGCCTTCAACCGCGGCAGCGGATGAACAAAATGCGTGAGCTGCCGCATATCATTGCGCACCAAATCTCGCACATAATAATTGGTCGGCTCATCAACACTCTCCCGGCTCATCAACACCGTATTGGCATCTATCATCGTCGTTGGCCGCTCGTAAAACGGCCCCTGGGAATGCATGAGACGTTCCGCCTTACCCGTCTCCAGATCATAGCGATCCAAAAATGGGCGATCGCCTTTGGGCGACGCACCATCGCCTGCAAAAAACATATAGCGTTGCGACGCATCCGTCATCAACACAGACCGCCCATTGGGCAACCGCGTAAACACAGGCGCGCCCGGCGCGCCATAGCGATCTTCCCACGACCGATCAAACAACACCTGCGGTTCAAAATCCGAATCATCCGGGCGAATGCGCCACGTACGCACGCGCCGCGTCTTCCACCAGCGCTCTGAAACCAACGCGAGATCACCCGTCCCCCACGAACACCCACCATAGCGCATCGCCAGCGACATAAGCGCGCGCCCATCACCCTCATAAGGCGCGTCGAGCGCATATACAACATCGCGCACCGCCACATCCACCTCGGGATCGCCGCTATCCTGTGCCACAACCCACGTCACGGTCGCAGGCGTGTCTGCCCGCCACCCAAACGAACGCGCACCTTCGGGCACGGCATCATACGCAATCGGAATAGACTCGGCCAATGGCAAATCCACCAGTTCGCGCACCTCGCGCCCGTCCATATCCCAAATCACCACCTTTGTCGGAAAACGATACGAAGGCACCAGATACGAAAACGGTCGGTGATAAGTCAACACCATCACATAGCGACCATCTGGCGACGGATCAGCGCGACAGATCAGCCCCGAAGAACCCAGAGGTCTCACATCGCCATTCAGATGCACAAGCACAATCTGCGAAGTGGCATAATATTCAAATAGCAACTCATCGTGTGCATTCTTCAACAAATCTTGATACGTGCGCGATGGTGCTGCCCGTTCGCCCACATTTTCCTGAATCACCGGGCCTTTGGGCACGCGGGGCTCCTCGGGGGGCCCACCCCGACCATCACACACCGCGCGCACCAACAGCCCCGAACCATCCGGCAACCAGACCATAGCCCCACCAAACACCTGATTCAATTTCACATCGCCAACTGGACGCGCTCTGCCCGTCTTCGCACTGCCAACCCACAGATCAATCCCATTATCACCCGTCAACGAAAAAGCAAACCACTGTCCATCGGGCGCCCAATAAGCCCGTCCAATTCTCGCATCCTTCGGCAACCCCGTCACAGGTATCTCACGACCATCGGCAATCCACTTGAGCGTCAGCCCATTGTAAAATCCCACGCGACTTTGCCCGTTCACATCCGGATCCAGACGCAAACCCGCCAGACGCAACTCGGACCGCGACACCTCTTCAATAGACGGTGCGCCCGGACGGTGCATCATCAACAGCACTGTCCTCGTCGGATCAATACTAAACGAAGGCGTCAAAGGCGCATCAACAATCGCGGCGAGTTCCTCGGGTGGCATCTCGTAAGGCATGATTTTCCCTCTCCCCTAAAACCATCTCTTATAGTAAAATGGACTACTCTCGTCTTCATTCAACTGCTTCACCACCTCATAAAACCACATATCCAGCGGCATCTCGTGCGCATCCAATCGCGGAAAAGGATTAAAATCATCGGTCGCCAGCGTCTTGCCAATCGTATCCAGCATCCCCAAACCCAACTCCGGCACATCCACGCGCCGGATACCCGCTCTCTCCATCA
The Gemmatimonadota bacterium genome window above contains:
- a CDS encoding arginine repressor; amino-acid sequence: MSAKQERQQKILELIAHQPIARQEELSTALVDVGISTTQSTLSKDIKELGVVKVPDGEGGFRYQVPGAFIGTDRLVLQGENLLRRELQDFVVGVDGVDHTLVVKTITGHAQGVCESIDQMSWPEVVGTLAGENTIFILCRSPEARMNLERDIQGQIGNTGRT
- a CDS encoding S9 family peptidase, coding for MPYEMPPEELAAIVDAPLTPSFSIDPTRTVLLMMHRPGAPSIEEVSRSELRLAGLRLDPDVNGQSRVGFYNGLTLKWIADGREIPVTGLPKDARIGRAYWAPDGQWFAFSLTGDNGIDLWVGSAKTGRARPVGDVKLNQVFGGAMVWLPDGSGLLVRAVCDGRGGPPEEPRVPKGPVIQENVGERAAPSRTYQDLLKNAHDELLFEYYATSQIVLVHLNGDVRPLGSSGLICRADPSPDGRYVMVLTYHRPFSYLVPSYRFPTKVVIWDMDGREVRELVDLPLAESIPIAYDAVPEGARSFGWRADTPATVTWVVAQDSGDPEVDVAVRDVVYALDAPYEGDGRALMSLAMRYGGCSWGTGDLALVSERWWKTRRVRTWRIRPDDSDFEPQVLFDRSWEDRYGAPGAPVFTRLPNGRSVLMTDASQRYMFFAGDGASPKGDRPFLDRYDLETGKAERLMHSQGPFYERPTTMIDANTVLMSRESVDEPTNYYVRDLVRNDMRQLTHFVHPLPRLKAVEKSLVQYQRKDGVQLNGTLYLPPGYKRDDGPLPVLMWAYPREFKSADAAGQVKDSPFRFVRISSHGALPFLARGYAVLDGPAMPIVGEGDREANDTYVEQLADSARAAVDELVRLGVADPEKVAVGGHSYGGFMTANLLAHTELFCCGIARSGAYNRTLTPFGFQAEERTFWQAADIYATMSPFNHVPKIKAPLLLIHGEVDNNSGTFPMQSERFYNALKGHGAICRLVMLPHESHGYRARESVMHVLWEMSEWLDKYAKKE